In the Thermoanaerobaculia bacterium genome, GTCTCGGGAGGCGTGACTCACGCGTTCCTGCTCCTCCGGTAGCGTTTCGGGTTCGAGACCGGCCCCGTGCGTCCCGCGCCGGCCGGCGAGAGTTGCGAGTTCGGGGTTGGCGCTGATCAAAGGCACCAACGCCCGAACACTCTCGCCCTTCGATTGGAACGAGCTCAGCGAACGGCCATCACGCTCTCGGAGGGGCTCGAAAAGCTCCCACTGGTCACTCGCGTCCGGTATCCCCGCTCGCCCTCACATCCGACGCACGCCACGGCCAGGCGCGTGCTCAAGGGCTTCGGACCATCATCTCGTTCGATCTCGTGGAAGGGTCGAGTTTGCGGATCGCGTCTGCCAAAACGTCAGGCTCATTCGCCATGCCACCAGTCTCACCGAGGCCCGTCCGCGTTTGAACCTCACCGGAAGATTGGATTTCATTGGGCGAGGTCCGAATCGAGGTCCGTCGTGTCCAGCTCGAAAACATGGTTGTCGTAATCGAAGAAATAAAGAGCCGTATCGGCTCGGGCGAGCATGAACTCGTGGTTCATGGCCTTGAGCCTTTCGGCACAGGCCGAGAGGGTGGCCTTCGAAACCGAGAACGCCACGTGGTCACCGGTTCTCGGGCGTTCCACGGATGCTTGAACGAGCACGAACCAGGTTCGGCCCAGCCGGACAAACGTTTCATCATGGCTTTCAGAATCGGTGCGCGATACGACCTTGGCATCGAACAACTCTTTGAACAGAGAAGCCGTTCTGGCTGGATCCTTGACGACCAGGGCAACATGGCTTATCGCGTCGAGCATAGACCCCCCAAAATCTAACGCGCTTGCGCGTCCCCGGGGAGCATAGCGAGTCCTCCGCGTTCCTATGGGGTGGAATTGGCAGCCGGGAAAGCGCAGCCCGGGCGGGTACACGGCGCGCCACCTACTTCGGCAGCGTCACCTTGAACTCGATCTTTGCCAGCTGCTCCGGCGCCTTGCCGATCTTGCGCAGGAACGGCAGCCAGCGCGGGTCCTTGTGGATCTTGTCGAAGAGGCTCTCCGACACGATCTCGTTCAAGCCGCTGTCGCCGTACTCGACTGCCTTGACGAGCCACTCGAAGGCCTTGTCGGCCTCGCCACGGTAGGCGTAGACGGCGGCGATGTTGTAAGGCGCGTCCTTCTCGTATTTCGCGATCAGCGTAGCCAGCGCGGCGTCGGAGTCGGCCTTGCGCCCGAGCGCGTAGTACGCCATCGGCAGACCGATCATCTTCCAGACTTCGCTCGTGTCCTGCTCGATCTCCGCAAGCGCGCCCTTCGCATCGCCCTTCTGCAGCAGCGCTACGCAGAGCTGGTAGTGCGCGCCGCCACGGCCCGGAGCGAGGCTCAGCGCGGTGCGCACCGACGCGATCGCTGCGTCGAGCCGGCCGGCCATGCACTGGTGGTAGCCCAGGTTGGAGAGCCCGGTCACGTCCACCGGATCGCGGCGCACGATGGCCTCCTCGAGCGCCAGCGCCTCGTCCAGGCGGCCGAGAGACATGAGCAGCGTGGCGCTGTTGCCGAGCACGTTCAAGTCCACCGGATCGAGCGCCAGCGCGCGGTTGAAGTGCCGCGCCGCGCCGGCGAGGTCGTTGTCGCCGAACATCGCGATCCAGCCGAGCCGGGCGTTAGCCGGCGCGTAGTTTGGATCGATCGCGAGCGCCTTCGTGGCCGCCTCACGGGCCTGGGCAAATCCGGCTTTGTTGGGCAGCAGGCCTTGGCTGGTCTCGTTGGCGAAGTTGCGGGCCAGCCCGTCCCACGCCGGGGCGTAGCGCGGATCGATCGCGAGCGCCTTGCGGAAAAGCGCGTCGGACTGTTGGAACGCCGGGGCCGTGAACTGCCGTCCGAGCTGGACGGCCTGCAGGTAGAGGGCGTAGGCCTCCGGATCGGTCTGGCGCGCCTTCGGCGCCGCGCCGAGCAGCGTGACCTTCAGCTGCTTGACAACGTCGGCCGCGATCTCGTCCTGGATCTTGAACACGTCTTCGAGCTTCCGGTCGTAGCTCTGCGACCAGAGCTGCGTGTCGGTGGCCGCGTCGACCAGCTGCGCCGTGACCCGCACCTCGTTGCCCGCCTTCCTGACCGAGCCTTCCAGCACGTGCGCCACGTGCAGCTGCCTTGCGATCTCCGGGATCTTCATGTCTTTGCCCTTGAACGAGAACGACGACGTCCGCGCCGTCACCTGCAGCTGCGGAACCTTCGTCAGCAGGTTCAAGAGGTCCTCGGAGATGCCGTCGGAGAAGTACTCGTTTGACTTGTCCTCGCTCATGTTCGTAAACGGCAGCACGGCGATCGTGTGGTCCGAGACGCCTGCGGTGGCGGGCGCCGCCGCAGGGCTCGGCCCGGGCGAACGCTTCTTCAGGAAGACGCCGGCGACGATCAAAGCGGCGATGATGGCCGCCGCGGCGACCGCAATGACGATGCGCCGCCGTCGGGGAGCGGGAGCCACCGCCTGCGCGCCGCTCGTGACCGTCGAGCCCGAGGCTTCCGAAAGGGCGAAGACGATGTCCTTGGCCGTCTGGAATCGATTGCCCGGGTCCTTTTCCAGGCAATGTCGGACGACGTGATCGAGCGCGACCGGGACGTCTTTCCCCGGCTCGGAGAGCGCCGGCGGCTCCTGCATCAGGATCGCGCTCATCGTGTCTGCCGCCGTTTCCCTCTTGAACGCTCTCCTGCCCGAGAGCATCTCGTAGAGGATCGTCCCGAAGGCGAAGATGTCGGAGCGGTGATCGACGGGGTATCCCCGCACCTGCTCGGGCGACATGTAGCCCATCGTGCCCATGACCGTGCCGGGCTCGGTGCCCTTCGACTGCGTCGGCGCGTTCGTCTCTTCTTCGGCCTTCTGCTCGGTCCTCTTGGCCAGGCCGAAGTCGAGGATCTTCACGTGTCCGTCCTTCGTGACGAAAACGTTCTCGGGCTTCAGGTCCCGGTGGACGATCCCCCTCTCGTGGGCGGCCGAGAGGCCCTTCGCGATCTGCAGCGCGTAATCGACGGCGACCTTCTGCGCGAGCGCTCCCGCGTCCAGGCGGTCGCGAAGCGTCTGGCCGGAGAGCAGCTCCATGACCGCATACGCCACGCCGTCCTGGCTCCCGTAGTCGAAGATCGCGAGGATGTTCGGGTGCGAGAGCGCGGCAACGGCTTTGGCCTCGCGCTCGAAGCGGGCGAGCATGTCGGGATTCGAGGCCACCGACTCCGGCAGCACCTTGACCGCGACCTCCCGGTCGAGCTTCGAATCCTTCGCCCGATACACCTCGCCCATGCCTCCCGCGCCGATCGGAGCGAGGATCTCGTAGGGGCCGAGACGGGTGCCGGATGAAAGGCTCAGTCGGATCTTCCTGTGCCCAGGATTCTATCCCTGAGATCAAGACTGAACGGCGGCGAGGAACTCAGGTGTCCGTGTCGGTGTCCGTGTCACCGGGCCTAAAGGAACCGACTCAATCCAAATCGGATTTCATGAAACCCGCGTGGAGTTGGTAGCCCTAGCGAGAAAAAATTGGAACCGGCTCGCCGCTTGGATTCAAGGAGTTGATGCGCTGAGAGCCGCGTCATACCGGCGGGGTCGTTCGATACCGGCCACCGAGTTCCTGAACCTGTCCAATTCCCGTCGTGGCGAAAAGGGGGACTCCGCTCGTTCTCGAAACCAAGAACGATTGCCGCCGACTTGCGTAAGGGAGATTGTGGAATC is a window encoding:
- a CDS encoding PLP-dependent transferase: MRPAPAGESCEFGVGADQRHQRPNTLALRLERAQRTAITLSEGLEKLPLVTRVRYPRSPSHPTHATARRVLKGFGPSSRSISWKGRVCGSRLPKRQAHSPCHQSHRGPSAFEPHRKIGFHWARSESRSVVSSSKTWLS
- a CDS encoding VOC family protein, yielding MLDAISHVALVVKDPARTASLFKELFDAKVVSRTDSESHDETFVRLGRTWFVLVQASVERPRTGDHVAFSVSKATLSACAERLKAMNHEFMLARADTALYFFDYDNHVFELDTTDLDSDLAQ
- a CDS encoding protein kinase; this encodes MRLSLSSGTRLGPYEILAPIGAGGMGEVYRAKDSKLDREVAVKVLPESVASNPDMLARFEREAKAVAALSHPNILAIFDYGSQDGVAYAVMELLSGQTLRDRLDAGALAQKVAVDYALQIAKGLSAAHERGIVHRDLKPENVFVTKDGHVKILDFGLAKRTEQKAEEETNAPTQSKGTEPGTVMGTMGYMSPEQVRGYPVDHRSDIFAFGTILYEMLSGRRAFKRETAADTMSAILMQEPPALSEPGKDVPVALDHVVRHCLEKDPGNRFQTAKDIVFALSEASGSTVTSGAQAVAPAPRRRRIVIAVAAAAIIAALIVAGVFLKKRSPGPSPAAAPATAGVSDHTIAVLPFTNMSEDKSNEYFSDGISEDLLNLLTKVPQLQVTARTSSFSFKGKDMKIPEIARQLHVAHVLEGSVRKAGNEVRVTAQLVDAATDTQLWSQSYDRKLEDVFKIQDEIAADVVKQLKVTLLGAAPKARQTDPEAYALYLQAVQLGRQFTAPAFQQSDALFRKALAIDPRYAPAWDGLARNFANETSQGLLPNKAGFAQAREAATKALAIDPNYAPANARLGWIAMFGDNDLAGAARHFNRALALDPVDLNVLGNSATLLMSLGRLDEALALEEAIVRRDPVDVTGLSNLGYHQCMAGRLDAAIASVRTALSLAPGRGGAHYQLCVALLQKGDAKGALAEIEQDTSEVWKMIGLPMAYYALGRKADSDAALATLIAKYEKDAPYNIAAVYAYRGEADKAFEWLVKAVEYGDSGLNEIVSESLFDKIHKDPRWLPFLRKIGKAPEQLAKIEFKVTLPK